One genomic segment of Thermomicrobiales bacterium includes these proteins:
- a CDS encoding MFS transporter, with protein sequence MFTYLQRVRSFNPDVKLILVYCLLANIGFGVIELIFNFYLLELGYREDFIGQWRAVATLSVAAASLGMGAAINRFGNWRVLVTGFAVLCISSFGLGLSTNQWLLMILAVAYGASLAFLINPVLPFIMDHERQEYRQYASAVSLSVVNLSLMVGSLMGGFAPDFFARIAPSIDEGSVMAYRAAM encoded by the coding sequence ATGTTCACCTATCTGCAGCGCGTTCGGTCGTTCAACCCCGATGTCAAACTCATCCTGGTGTATTGCCTCCTGGCCAATATTGGCTTCGGAGTGATCGAGCTCATCTTCAATTTCTACCTGCTCGAACTGGGATACCGGGAGGACTTCATCGGCCAATGGCGCGCGGTGGCGACGCTCTCGGTTGCCGCGGCATCGCTCGGAATGGGAGCCGCGATCAACCGTTTTGGAAACTGGCGGGTGCTGGTGACCGGGTTCGCGGTGCTGTGCATTTCCAGCTTCGGCCTCGGACTGTCGACCAACCAATGGCTGTTGATGATCCTGGCGGTGGCCTACGGGGCGTCGCTGGCGTTCCTGATCAACCCGGTGCTGCCATTCATCATGGATCACGAACGTCAGGAGTACCGGCAGTACGCATCGGCAGTGTCGCTCTCTGTCGTGAACCTCTCGCTCATGGTTGGTTCGCTGATGGGCGGTTTCGCGCCCGATTTCTTCGCGCGGATCGCGCCGTCGATCGACGAAGGCTCGGTGATGGCGTATCGGGCAGCGATG